The region CTACGCGATCCCGACGGAGCTGATCCGCACCATCCCGCACATGACGGTCATCGTCGTCCTCGTGTTCGTCGGTCGCACCCGCCTGCCCGACGCCGCCGGCGACCACTACGAGTCCGGCGAGGACTGACCGCTCACCGTCTCCTTTTTCCTCCGTTCGCGGGTCGAGAGTCGGCAAACCGGAGACGCCGCGCGAGGACAGCCGATGCCTTCTTGCACCCGCTCGGGGTACGTCACAGCGTGACCGAAGCAACGGAACGCGATCTCATCGACGCCGCGCGAGACGTCCAGTCGGCCGCCCACGTCCCCTACTCCGAGTACGCGGTCGGAGCCGCCCTCGAGACCGCCGACGGCGAGGTCTTCGTCGGCTGCAACCTCGAGAACGCGAACTTCAGCAACAGCCTCCACGCCGAGGAGGTCGCGATCGCCGAGGCGGTCAAGACCGGCCACCGCGAGTTCGCCAGGCTCGCGGTCAGCTCGAGCCGCCGCGACGGCGTCACCCCCTGTGGAATGTGCCGCCAGACGCTCGCCGAGTTCTGCGACGACGGCCTGGTCGTACTCTGCGACGAGGGCGAGGGCGAGGAGCCGACGGAGTACACGCTCGGGGAACTCCTGCCGAACACGATCACCCAGGAGACGCTCGAGTGAGCGGTGAGCGGGCCGCCCGGTCCGGTGCGGGCCGAGAGAGCGATCGCGCCGCGGCCCTACGACACCGATTCCTCGAGTTCGTCGCGGAGGATCGTCCGGTGGCACCGCTTCTTTTCGGTGTTCTCGAAACAGACTAAGACCAGCGACTCTCCCGAAGCCAGGCGATCTTCGAGTTCGGCGAGCGCGGCCCGCGCGTCGTCGTCGGTTTCGAGGTGGTCCCGATAGGCCTCGTCGAATCCGACCTGGTCCCAGGCGGCGTTGTGGGCGCCCTCCTCGCACAGACCCCGCATCTTCATGTCCTCCTCGATATCGCGCAGCGAGTCGAGCAGGTCGGCGGGCGGGCCGAGGTCGGGGCGGTTCTCGTCGACAGCCGCGTGGAACCACGACGTCGGCTGCCGGACGACGCCGATCCGCGTCGCGTCCGCCGGCAGGTCGGCCAGGTCGTGCTGGATCGCGGCGACGTAGGTGTCCGCGAGCGTTCCCCGTGCCATACGCTCGCTACGCGGGTCCCGCATTTATATACGACGCCGGATCGAATCGCCGCCATTCGATGACCTCCGACAGCGAAGATCCGAACGCGGACGTCCAGTATCACCTCGAAGTGAGCGCCGACGACGTCGCCGACACCGTGCTCCTGCCGGGTAACCCCGAGCGCCTCGAGAAGATCGTCGCCTTCTGGGACGACCACGAGATCCGCGCACACCACCGGGAGTATCGCACCGCGACGGGCAGTTACGAGGGGGCGCCGATTTCGGTCACCTCGACCGGGATCGGCAGCCCCTCCGCGGCGATCGCCGTCGAGGAACTCGCCCGCGTCGGCGTCGACACCTTCATTCGAGTGGGCTCGTGCG is a window of Natrinema salifodinae DNA encoding:
- a CDS encoding DUF488 domain-containing protein, with protein sequence MARGTLADTYVAAIQHDLADLPADATRIGVVRQPTSWFHAAVDENRPDLGPPADLLDSLRDIEEDMKMRGLCEEGAHNAAWDQVGFDEAYRDHLETDDDARAALAELEDRLASGESLVLVCFENTEKKRCHRTILRDELEESVS
- the cdd gene encoding cytidine deaminase; this encodes MTEATERDLIDAARDVQSAAHVPYSEYAVGAALETADGEVFVGCNLENANFSNSLHAEEVAIAEAVKTGHREFARLAVSSSRRDGVTPCGMCRQTLAEFCDDGLVVLCDEGEGEEPTEYTLGELLPNTITQETLE